A part of Pseudoalteromonas arctica A 37-1-2 genomic DNA contains:
- the ald gene encoding alanine dehydrogenase, whose translation MIIGVPKEIKNHEYRVGMVPASVRELVNHGHQVIVETDAGMGIGFTNEDYTLAGAEILATAADVFAKADMIVKVKEPQAVERAMLREDQILFTYLHLAPDLPQTEDLVKSKAICIAYETVTDSRGGLPLLAPMSEVAGRMSIQAGAQALEKSNHGRGMLLGGVPGVEAAKVVIIGGGMVGRSAAQMAVGLGAEVVVLDRNIDVLRALDAQFGNKVKAIYSTADALEKHVLEADLVIGGVLIPGAAAPKLVTAEHIKAMKPGSAIVDVAIDQGGCIATSKATTHADPTFIVDEVVHYCVANMPGAVPRTSTFALNNATLPFIINLANKGYKKALLDDAHFLKGLNVIKGQVTYKEVAEAFNMEYVDPRTAVENA comes from the coding sequence ATGATTATTGGTGTTCCTAAAGAAATTAAAAACCATGAATACCGTGTAGGTATGGTTCCTGCGAGTGTTCGTGAATTAGTAAACCACGGTCATCAAGTGATTGTAGAAACTGATGCAGGCATGGGTATTGGTTTTACTAACGAAGATTACACGCTAGCGGGTGCTGAAATTTTAGCAACTGCTGCTGACGTTTTCGCTAAAGCAGACATGATTGTAAAAGTAAAAGAGCCACAAGCTGTTGAACGTGCAATGCTACGTGAAGACCAAATTCTTTTCACTTACTTACACCTTGCACCTGATCTTCCACAAACTGAAGACCTTGTAAAAAGCAAAGCTATTTGTATTGCATACGAAACTGTAACTGACTCTCGCGGTGGTTTACCGCTTCTTGCTCCTATGAGCGAAGTTGCTGGTCGTATGTCTATTCAAGCTGGTGCACAAGCGCTTGAAAAATCTAACCACGGTCGTGGCATGCTACTAGGTGGCGTACCAGGCGTTGAAGCGGCTAAAGTTGTTATCATTGGCGGCGGCATGGTTGGTCGTAGTGCAGCGCAAATGGCTGTTGGTCTTGGTGCTGAAGTTGTCGTTCTTGACCGTAACATCGACGTATTACGTGCACTAGACGCGCAATTTGGTAATAAAGTTAAAGCTATTTACTCAACTGCTGATGCTCTAGAAAAACACGTACTAGAAGCTGATTTAGTAATTGGTGGCGTACTAATCCCAGGTGCAGCTGCACCTAAACTAGTCACTGCTGAGCACATTAAAGCAATGAAACCTGGTTCTGCAATTGTTGACGTTGCAATCGACCAAGGTGGCTGTATTGCTACTTCAAAAGCAACTACGCATGCTGATCCTACTTTCATCGTTGATGAAGTTGTTCACTACTGTGTTGCTAACATGCCAGGTGCTGTTCCACGCACATCTACGTTTGCACTTAACAATGCAACATTGCCTTTCATCATTAACCTTGCAAACAAAGGTTATAAAAAGGCGTTACTAGATGACGCTCACTTCTTAAAAGGCTTAAACGTAATTAAAGGCCAAGTAACTTACAAAGAAGTAGCAGAAGCGTTCAACATGGAATATGTTGACCCACGCACAGCGGTAGAAAACGCATAA
- the pssA gene encoding CDP-diacylglycerol--serine O-phosphatidyltransferase translates to MLFWQEKPAFGLTSKDVNVLTNAQDYRTQLLRLIANAKKRIYITALYLQDDEAGREILEALHRVSLANPALEVKVLVDFHRAQRGLIGADKSDGNASLYCDDLEKFKSNVQVYGVPVKAKELFGVLHLKGFVIDDTLLYSGASLNNVYLQYNERYRLDRYFLITQSELCDSVVDFIETKLLSSVAVPRIDTRPLKRLHDFKIDQKQLMRDLKVASYNAAEQLNTQALGIRLFLGLGRRNNELNRLIKALFDTTEQELVLYTPYFNFPAPLMRSLRRLLKQGKQVTIVVGDKTANDFYLPPSEPFSKIGALPYLYETILHKFVKTQKRHIDNGNLNVYLWKDESNSFHLKGICSDRTKHLLSGHNLNPRAWGLDIENGILIEDPEQTIMDAIDNEKQEILQHCRRLTGPDDLETMDDYPQPVKKLLGQAKRVKVDFIIKRFI, encoded by the coding sequence ATGTTATTTTGGCAGGAAAAACCCGCATTCGGGTTGACTTCAAAAGACGTTAACGTCTTAACCAATGCGCAAGATTACCGAACGCAATTGCTACGCTTGATAGCGAACGCAAAAAAACGAATTTATATTACTGCGTTGTATTTACAAGATGACGAAGCAGGTCGCGAAATTTTAGAAGCGCTGCATCGTGTGTCATTGGCAAACCCCGCACTTGAGGTAAAAGTGCTGGTGGATTTTCATCGTGCGCAACGTGGATTAATTGGCGCTGATAAATCAGACGGTAACGCAAGTTTATACTGTGACGATTTAGAAAAGTTTAAATCGAACGTACAAGTTTATGGCGTACCTGTAAAAGCTAAAGAATTATTTGGCGTATTGCATTTAAAAGGTTTTGTAATTGACGACACCTTACTTTACAGCGGCGCAAGTTTAAATAACGTGTACTTGCAATACAACGAGCGCTACAGGCTCGATCGTTACTTTTTAATAACGCAGAGCGAACTGTGTGACTCAGTAGTTGATTTTATTGAAACAAAGCTACTTTCATCAGTGGCCGTGCCACGCATTGACACACGACCGCTTAAGCGTTTGCACGACTTTAAGATTGATCAAAAGCAATTAATGCGTGATTTAAAAGTCGCAAGTTATAACGCAGCAGAGCAGCTAAATACACAAGCATTAGGTATTCGTTTGTTTTTAGGACTTGGGCGTCGCAATAACGAATTAAATCGTTTAATAAAAGCGTTATTTGATACAACAGAGCAAGAGCTTGTGTTGTATACGCCATACTTTAATTTTCCGGCACCGCTTATGCGATCGCTGCGCCGATTATTAAAGCAAGGCAAGCAAGTGACTATTGTTGTAGGCGATAAAACAGCAAATGACTTTTATTTACCGCCAAGCGAGCCGTTTAGTAAAATAGGGGCATTACCTTATTTATACGAAACTATTTTGCATAAATTTGTAAAAACGCAAAAGCGCCATATCGATAACGGTAATTTAAATGTGTATCTGTGGAAAGATGAAAGCAATTCGTTTCATTTAAAAGGTATTTGTTCAGATAGAACAAAACATTTACTGAGCGGGCATAACTTAAATCCGCGTGCATGGGGTCTTGATATCGAAAACGGTATTTTAATAGAAGATCCAGAGCAAACAATTATGGATGCTATTGATAACGAAAAGCAGGAAATTTTACAACACTGCCGACGTTTAACAGGCCCAGATGATTTAGAAACGATGGATGATTATCCGCAGCCAGTTAAAAAACTACTTGGCCAAGCTAAGCGCGTAAAAGTAGATTTTATAATTAAGCGTTTTATCTAA
- the lrp gene encoding leucine-responsive transcriptional regulator Lrp, with translation MHQLLDRIDRKILMELQHDGRLSNVELARRVGLSATPCLERVKKLEREGYILGYKAVVDPAKLGQGLSVYVEVTITKTSPDVFDEFSAAVKKHEEIIECHLVSGNFDFLLKTRVNDMSEYRGVLGDILLKLPNVSESRTYVVMEEVKGEEGVIIRPYIT, from the coding sequence ATGCATCAGTTATTAGATAGAATTGACCGTAAAATTTTAATGGAATTACAGCACGATGGACGCCTTTCAAATGTTGAACTGGCCAGACGAGTTGGCCTAAGCGCCACGCCCTGTCTGGAGCGAGTGAAAAAGCTAGAACGAGAAGGCTACATACTTGGCTATAAAGCAGTGGTCGATCCAGCTAAGCTTGGGCAAGGTTTATCGGTGTATGTAGAAGTAACAATTACTAAAACATCTCCCGACGTATTTGATGAGTTTAGTGCGGCCGTTAAAAAGCACGAAGAAATTATCGAATGTCATTTAGTATCGGGTAATTTTGATTTTTTACTTAAAACGCGCGTAAATGATATGTCAGAATACCGTGGTGTATTAGGTGACATATTATTAAAATTGCCTAACGTTAGTGAAAGCCGAACTTATGTAGTAATGGAAGAAGTAAAAGGTGAAGAAGGCGTAATTATTCGTCCTTATATTACTTAA